GATATAttcataccatttacgataattaaaatatatttgtcattttctcctcttttatataaaaatgaataaataaagtgAGTAGTTGAtctacttctaaattttgtctGACCATATGGACAAAGTGTCATCATAATTGTTCctattgatatttttgtttgCATTCAATAAATTTGAGGCAGTTATTATGGTTTATCAATcaacacaaataatttaaaattttcaaatttttaatttactaaaaaggtaataataataaaagcaGTCAAATATAAATTGGAAAAGAAATGGAGAACTTAAAAAAGCATAACTTTATTCCTACTTAAATAAAACTTTGGTTTTAGAATcccaatttaaaataaaataaaaaggccTCTACTTCTTTTCCAATTCCGACAAAACCCTTTTATTTtccaacaaaaaatttaaaatttttgtttttggactaaaaaagaaaatcataatgGTTGAGgtgtctttatttttaattaaaattttttaaattaaattattttaaataaaatttatgttaaaacgtccacataaaattaattttagtatatgaatttgaatttaatttcaaTACTAATTTCACATATTGATTGGAAACTAAATAAATTGTCCACTCATGGGGTCAAATATTCTCTTTCTCAACCTCATAATATATTATACTCCCGTCATTAAATATTgtcttattataaataattatttcaattattaattaatttacaaaacttaaatataattaattttttttctattttatcttcataattattttttttgaatatgtgTCAATGAATTTGTAAATTTACATAGAAAAATTCTTTAGtgctaaatttattaattatcttttttttataattctaaaaaaagggaaaagtagTGATAGAGATTTTGTggtcaaataattatttcacaataataataacaataatacacTCAGCATATActaattactagaaaaaaaaaagatgaacttTTGAATTCTCAATTGATCTGCTATTTTTGACTTCAACAGTGGTGAATTCATCGGAATTTATACAGATACACAGGTTTTTGTTTTCCGGCCGAAACCATGCCGGAGCTTGTTCAAGCAGCACAAGTCTACGCGCCGACGAGAACTCTACAAATTTGGAAATCGCTACTGAACTGGCTAGCTTTCTTCTTCCAGATCTTTGTTCAGATCCTCAAAGGAACGCCTTGTGTAACTCAGGTTCTCTCCTACTTTGGCGTTCGCAATAGCTCTCTTCTCTCTTCCTCTCCACAGTTCAAGCCGCTGCCTGACGTTGAGCCACCGGAAGAGGAGGAGGCGCCGCCGCCGTCATCCGTTGCTCTATCGACTCTGCAAATCACAACCGGAAGTGTCCCGATCAGTGTCGAGGAGGAACATTTACAGAAGCTCACGGTAAATTCTCGTAATTAGCTGTAGAAATTGGATTTAGGTATTGTGTTTTCGTTTTATTGGATCGTATGACTAAATGTTTTGctatataaggaaaaatagtCCCAGCATATAACTTTGTACTATTAATGCAACAAAACTCTTCATTATTAGTAGAATTCTGTATTATATTAGTGTTTAAATCCGATGTAAGTCTCTGCTTAACTAATGCTTGTATAGCTTTTGCTTAACTTGTTCATCGACAAAACAACCTATGTACTTACATTATCATTGAACTACTTATCATTCAGATGAACTTGACTAATTCAGATTATTTGTGAGAATGGATCATAAATCACTCTTGTATTGGTCGCTCACGAATTGCTCAGATTACCGTCGCCAAAAGTTGAATACTTATTAGGGATCTAGTAGGTTTGCACTTGGCAATTGACCTGTGTGTATTTCAATGTTCATGGTTTTCtgatgtttttgttattatcttctcttttttgtGCTTCAGTTTCTTCTTTCCCTGTAAGGCTTTGAACTGTTTTTCCTTGAGCCGAGGGTTTATCATAAACAACCCCTCTACTTCTGAGGTAGGGTTAAGGTTTGCGTAAACTCTATCCTCCCCAAGTCCCAGTTTCTGGGACTACACTGGGTATGCTGTTGTATTTAATTGTCATGGTTTGTGCCAGACTGCTAGTCAGTAGTGAAAGTGGTTAAATTCATTCTAAATGGTAAATTAGGCCTGTTGTAAAACACTAAACTAGATTATTTGCGTATTTAGTTTCTTTTTCGGGATTGAGGATTGAATATTTCTTTGGAATACAATCTGAAATTCTTACCGATTTTGGATATGCTGGTAAACTACAACTATTTTGGTTGAATAGTTATAAGTTGTGCAGTATAACTTTTAACAGGAATGCTGATTAGATGTTGGATGATTACAAGATCACTTCCGAAGAAAGTTTCGAAGTGTTGATATCTAGTGTTGGAGAAAGACTAAATGCAAAGTAGACACCCTAAAATTTAGGAAGCATTGTGTAGGTCAATGTTTGATTTCTATTCTTCGACCTTTCGGGCCTCTATGCTTCAGTTCATTAACTGCCGACCTAACTAATGTATGCTTGTGCATGAACGTCttgttttttactattcttCCCCATTCTTTGATTCATGCCATAATAAACTCAAGTACATGTTAAGGTAACAATGAATTGTATAATATGATAAGTAAAGTGGATGTAGTTAATTTGTTGCTTGGAATAGTAGGAAGAAATTTTGGATTGGCCAAGGTGCATATTGATTCATAAGTGAATAAAAATGCGTGGATAATTACTAATATCTCTTTGCAAAATGCATTGGTGTTGTATTGTCTGGTTAATCCTACAAACGATGTATTAGATCATGTTAGCTTTTATGTCCTGATCACATACCAAGACAGATGCCAAGACTTATACAAGTTGaaagaaatcacatattttatttttattcttgtcAGTGTTGGAATTTGAAACCTGGTCTCTCATGATTTTCACCCAGTTCATTGGCCACTAGACCTCACCCTTGGCTGCTGTTGTAAGCTAGTTAAGTAGTGTGAAAACAATGTACAGATTGGTCCAGGATGATCACAAGTCAACTTGAAAATTTAGTATATGCATATAACATGCAAAGTTAGCTTCTAATTTGAATAGATGAATGGTATTATGGAAATTTAAATTGGTAAAAGGAGGAACTTTTATAGCAGGGCAACTATAATGAGGACATGAGTTCCTTGGAGAATCATTAATATTCCATAAAATATGTCAAAGGATAGAAAGTGTTGTAAGGTGATTCCTATGTTTTGCATTGTTACGGTTTTCTTTTGGGTTTCTTCTGATCACTTCTTCCCTTATTTGTTGGGAAGGTGGTGTAGTGAGCAATGTCCCTTGAGCAAACAGATTGTCAAATTAGCTGGCTAGTTTATAGTCCTGCAAGTCCAATGAGCTTTTTATTTGACTGTGATACAGGCTTGAGCCAGCAAAGTACTGTTGTTGCAAGTTTGAAGGCTGCTATTTATGTAATGTGCCCTATATTAGTAGTAGGTACTGTTCTTTTATACTAGAGGAACCTTATATCAACAATCTTGAGTGTATTTTAGGTATcgggatttttgaagtgttccATAAATAAACGTTGTGTCATCGGCTGTCAATACATGGCTGGCCAGACCATAAAAATGTTCCGACTGTCTTTCCATTAATTCATTTTGCTTCATCATTTTTATCTATGCACATGACTGACTAATGACTATGTCTTAGTTTCAGAATATACCTTCATAGCTTCACTTGATGAATAAAAGTTGTAGTTCAAAGAAGTTTCTGGCAGAATATTTTTAGTGTATTGACATCTAACTGAATTTGAAAATTGACTTGTATCAAGAAGAGATGGTGGATTTTAGTGACGACAGAGGGTCTAAAATCACTTTAACTATTTGTACCCACAACCTAGCTGGGTTTCGGATAGCCAGATTATTAAATGTTTGTAGAACTGGATAACCGATGTTTCTTGGAACACGGATACTGCTGACTGTCATTGGTGTTGATCAATCTTTTAAtagatattttgtttaaatgacTGCCTTCTGTTTATGTTTTTCTCAAGTTCTTAGATTCTGGATGCAGGTAGTTCTTGACTTGGATGAAACTTTGATTTGTGCATATGAGACATCAAGTTTGCCAACCATCATTTGCACCCAGGCAACAGAGGCTGGGTTGAAGTGGTTTGAGCTTGAGTGCGTATCTTCCGAAAAGGTAAACATTTCTAATTTCTACATTCTGATAGAATATTCTAGCAAGTTTCTTTGACATCCATGCTGATTCATTTTTTGGAGGTTTTAGGAATATGATGGGAAACCTAAAATCAACCATGTCACAGTTTTTGAACGTCCTGGATTACATGAGTTCCTAAAACAACTTAGCGAGTTCGCTAA
This DNA window, taken from Solanum lycopersicum chromosome 5, SLM_r2.1, encodes the following:
- the LOC101257861 gene encoding uncharacterized protein, whose product is MPELVQAAQVYAPTRTLQIWKSLLNWLAFFFQIFVQILKGTPCVTQVLSYFGVRNSSLLSSSPQFKPLPDVEPPEEEEAPPPSSVALSTLQITTGSVPISVEEEHLQKLTVVLDLDETLICAYETSSLPTIICTQATEAGLKWFELECVSSEKEYDGKPKINHVTVFERPGLHEFLKQLSEFANLVLFTAGLEGYARPVVDKIDLENLFSHRLYRPSTISTEFREHVKDLSCISEDLCRVVIVDNNPFSFLLQPLNGIPCISFSPGQPYDNQLLEEILPLLKHLSEQKDVRPVLRERFQMPEWFQNHGIPTCEFTNLR